CCTCGGCGACCATGGCGCTCAGCTCGCGCAGGTGCTTGGCCCCGCGCTCGGTCACCGCGTCCGGGAAGAGCGCCCGGCAGCCCTCTGCGAGGGTCACGTTCTTGACCTCCACGTAGCAGCGCCCCTTCTCGGGGTCGCTCAAGAGCAGGTCGATCCGGCTGTTCTGGCCGTACTTCTGCTCGGGCTTGAGGGCCTCGTAGCCAGCAAGCTCGGAGATGGCGCCCGAGGCGATCGCCTCGGCCACGATCCGGTTGGGGAGGGCGGTGTTGATCCCCACCCAGGTCGATCCCACCTTCACCAGCTCCCAGGTGTACTTGAGCTTCCGCGCGGGGTCGTCCCGGAAGCTGAGCAGGACGGGGCTATCCGGCGCGTCGCAGCCGCGCATGGAGCCCGAGTTGGCGCAGTGGGCGGTCACGACCCGGCCGTCCTCGAGGCGAACGTCGGCCAGGAACCGCTTGTAGCGCTTGAGGAGCGTGCCTGGGATGAGGGGGGCGGCGTATTGCATCGGGTGAACCTCGGGAAACGGCGGAGTGAACGCTACTAGCCTACTAGGAAACCAGGAGGCAGGGTAAGAAGGGGACAGCAGCCAGCCCTGTGGATGCAGCAGCAAAGGAGCTTCCATGTCGTTTCGCTATCGCCCGCTCGTCGCCGCGGCCCTCCTCGCCGCCCTGTTCGCCGCGCCCGCCTCGGCCGAGACCCTGCGCGGCAAGGTGATCAAGGTCGCCGACGGCGACACCGTCACGATCATGACCGATGCCGGCAAGGAGCGCATTCGCCTGCTCGGCATCGACACCCCCGAGAAGAAGCAGCTTCCCTGGGGCCCCCGCGCCAAGGCCTTCACCGAGCAGCAGGTGATGGGCAAGGAGGTGAGGGTCGAGACGGACGTGGAGCCGCGCGATCGCTACGGCCGGGTCCTGGGCTACGTCTACGTGGGCAGGACCTTCCTGAACCTGGAGCTGGTCCGCCAGGGCTACGCCATGCTCTACACCTCGCCTCCCAACGTCGCCCACACCGACGAGCTCGTGGCCGCGCAGCGCGAGGCGCGCCAGGCCGGGCGCAACATCTGGTCGCCCCGCGACGGCCTGACCGAGACGCCCTACGAGTACCGTCACAAGGGCAAGAAGCCGCCCAAGAAGATCGGCCAGGAAGGCCTGCCCGCGGCCCAGTGACCAAGCCATCGCCCCTTTCGGTCGAAGGGGGCGATGTGCTTAGAACCGAAGCTGGTAGCCGATGTAGGGGATCGCGGGGATGCCGTAGTTGTAGGTGGGATTGGCGTAGTCGGCGTAATCCTTGCCGTAGTCGATGGCGAGGGCCTCGCGCTGCTGCGTCACCTCGAGGTAGAACAGCCCCTCGCGCCCGAACATCCCGGCAGGCCGCTCCACGCGCGCCGACCAGGTGATGCCGTCGGGGTAGCGGGCCGAGTTGCTCCCGCCGCTGATGGGGGCCCAGGTGCCGTCGGGCTTCTGGAAGCGGCCGGTGACCGGGGTGTAGGGCCTGCCGCTCGAATAGCGCAGGCGCAGCGAGGGCGACCACTCCCCGGCCTTGGGGGCGACCAGGTTCAGGTTGGCGACGAGGGGCTGGTCGTAATCGTAGGGGATGTGGCCGACCGAGGGGATCTCCCGGAAGGTCCGCGAGTAGGTCAGCGCCAGCGAGCCCGACCAGCCGGCCGTCTGGGCGAGCTCGAGGGTTGCCTCGGCCCCGTTGGAGTAGCCCGAGCCCCCGTTGCTGAAGTTGCTGGCGGGATCGCTCGCCACCAGGAACAGGAGATCCCGGTGGTAGAGCTCGAACTTGCCCAGCAGGTTGTCTAAGAGCTGGCGATCCAGCCCGACGACGTAGTCCCGGGAGAAGGGGGCCGTCAGCTTCGGGTTGCCGACGCCGGGCAGCAGCTGGCTGACCTCGGGGAACTGGAACTGCTGGCCGTAGCCCAGGCGCCAGGTGGTGTCCTCGTCCATGCGCCAGGTCGTGCCGAGGCGCGGGGCCACGTGGTCCT
This genomic window from Pantanalinema sp. contains:
- the sfsA gene encoding DNA/RNA nuclease SfsA; this encodes MQYAAPLIPGTLLKRYKRFLADVRLEDGRVVTAHCANSGSMRGCDAPDSPVLLSFRDDPARKLKYTWELVKVGSTWVGINTALPNRIVAEAIASGAISELAGYEALKPEQKYGQNSRIDLLLSDPEKGRCYVEVKNVTLAEGCRALFPDAVTERGAKHLRELSAMVAEGHRAVMVYLVQREDCDRFWLAEAIDPAYAAAFEAATAAGVEALCYRCVVRPEGVTVAERIPIARG
- a CDS encoding thermonuclease family protein, with the translated sequence MSFRYRPLVAAALLAALFAAPASAETLRGKVIKVADGDTVTIMTDAGKERIRLLGIDTPEKKQLPWGPRAKAFTEQQVMGKEVRVETDVEPRDRYGRVLGYVYVGRTFLNLELVRQGYAMLYTSPPNVAHTDELVAAQREARQAGRNIWSPRDGLTETPYEYRHKGKKPPKKIGQEGLPAAQ